From Marivirga harenae, one genomic window encodes:
- a CDS encoding lamin tail domain-containing protein, with protein sequence MIKIVLSLSILLCCSYSPLHAQIIQDDFSDGNFTNNPEWIGNGNDYIVNDAFQLQLNFQDEVLQPAYIATLSESGNLDDKEWRFDVNLDFSPSNSNKVEIYLASTTPDLRDFENEESIQEGYYLEIGENGSNDGISLFYRNGSDEQVIARGGDRDFAAAFDIRIRVRRDAAAKWEIAVDRNKGENFTTIATGTEASFNETGYTGFICYFTSSRSNSFYFDNVYLGDYIFDTIPPQILEYEILNNQEIQVLFSEEITESSATDTSHYFLSPGEIPPSTIKHSEDTVWLTFEDALESGLDYSLGIENLSDLEGNLSDSDTVEFFYFEVEEAEVGDVIISEFFPDPTPVLGLPDEEFVEIYNRSDKFIDLADWQISDNTSSSGLLPSFILYPGEYLILAPSSAEESYAEFGEVIIPSSWRALNNGSDSVIISNAQGIKIDGLGYDLSWYQDEEKSEGGYTIEIINPDLICFDENNWRASEATEGGTPGKENSISDSGFSGHPPEINSFKATQNNQLAIVFDKRMDSNSVLDAVYTLKPAIEISGIGFEGDLENTIKLNLADELQNEVTYEVNIDEVADCNGNISQNLSSSFLYDIIPPQLDSVLFLSDSVLLLTLDEPLDTVSVENIENYDLSPQINLEEARLWSENQVVLIWKNDWITGFPYTLTLNGITDLSENPILDFEKEIILTSPAKPGFNELIITEIMANPNGDQELPNRQYVEIYNPTDELLSLVDVKYMDERDTVALDLNYIEAGEYLLLAPSSAEEGLSPYARVIGLSPWPNLNNRGDDLQLITDDTIVNQAFYSDQWYKENFKYDEGGWSLEMIDVRNPCLGISNWRASIADAQGTPGMENSVTEENIDQSGPELEKAFAPNPKTVIANFNEVIDITQIRRNQFRISPSIQIESVEMLDLSSVKLKLTDELKVKVRYSLNTNNLTDCVGNIINSDANQVHFALAEPPEQGDVVLNEVLYDQKSGGADFIELLNISDKYINLSGWTVEGNSDENVIFKNENVIVAPGQYLALTTDKISIIEDYPTSHHEENIVEANLPTLTNAEGIVRIISANKALEEYLEYSDDLHLPFLRTVDGVSLERIHPEAPINEADSWSSAASAVGYATPGKVNSQLTNENTGFGNIEANPKTFAHNQPGRNFTLINYRLDDAGTKATVKIFDMKGTMVNTLANNETLSNTGFFRWDGVDFNGRKVRTGYYIIYFELFTAEGNKRVVKERVAVGF encoded by the coding sequence ATGATAAAAATCGTATTGAGCCTTAGTATTTTACTTTGCTGTTCTTATTCCCCTTTGCATGCCCAAATCATTCAAGATGACTTTTCGGATGGTAATTTCACTAATAACCCAGAATGGATCGGAAATGGGAATGATTATATCGTGAACGATGCTTTTCAATTACAGCTGAATTTTCAAGATGAAGTATTACAACCCGCCTATATTGCTACATTATCAGAAAGTGGAAATTTGGATGACAAAGAATGGCGATTTGATGTGAATCTAGATTTCAGTCCTTCAAACTCTAATAAGGTTGAAATATATTTAGCCAGTACTACACCCGATTTGCGAGATTTTGAAAATGAGGAAAGCATTCAAGAGGGATACTATCTGGAGATCGGAGAAAATGGAAGCAATGATGGTATAAGTCTCTTTTACAGAAATGGAAGTGATGAACAAGTAATTGCCCGAGGAGGAGATCGCGATTTTGCTGCTGCTTTTGATATTCGAATTAGGGTAAGAAGAGATGCTGCTGCTAAGTGGGAAATTGCCGTTGACCGGAACAAAGGCGAAAATTTCACCACCATTGCCACGGGTACAGAAGCCAGTTTTAATGAAACAGGATATACAGGTTTCATTTGTTATTTCACCTCCAGCCGAAGTAATAGCTTTTATTTTGATAATGTCTATTTGGGAGATTACATTTTTGATACTATTCCTCCGCAGATCTTGGAATATGAAATTTTAAATAATCAGGAAATTCAAGTGTTGTTTTCCGAGGAGATTACGGAATCTTCAGCCACTGACACTAGCCATTATTTTTTAAGTCCAGGAGAAATCCCGCCTTCAACAATTAAGCATAGTGAAGATACCGTTTGGCTAACTTTTGAAGATGCACTCGAAAGCGGATTGGATTACAGTTTGGGCATTGAAAATCTTAGTGATTTAGAAGGAAATCTATCCGATAGCGATACTGTTGAGTTTTTCTATTTTGAAGTGGAAGAGGCGGAAGTTGGCGATGTGATCATTAGTGAGTTTTTTCCAGACCCCACACCCGTTTTGGGCTTACCCGATGAAGAATTTGTGGAAATCTATAACCGCTCTGATAAATTCATCGATTTGGCAGACTGGCAAATTTCAGACAATACTTCCTCTTCTGGACTATTACCATCTTTTATTTTGTATCCTGGAGAATATCTGATCTTAGCCCCTTCATCAGCCGAAGAGAGCTATGCGGAATTTGGAGAAGTCATAATCCCATCTTCATGGAGAGCTTTGAATAATGGTAGTGATAGCGTGATTATTTCCAATGCTCAGGGCATTAAAATTGATGGATTAGGTTATGATTTAAGTTGGTATCAAGATGAAGAAAAATCAGAAGGAGGCTATACCATAGAAATCATAAATCCTGATTTGATTTGCTTTGACGAAAACAATTGGCGAGCATCTGAAGCTACTGAGGGAGGAACACCAGGAAAGGAAAATAGCATTTCAGATTCTGGATTTTCAGGTCATCCGCCTGAAATCAACTCTTTTAAAGCTACCCAAAATAACCAACTGGCAATTGTATTCGATAAAAGGATGGATTCAAATTCCGTACTCGATGCTGTATATACTCTCAAACCTGCGATAGAAATTTCTGGAATTGGCTTTGAAGGCGACCTGGAAAACACTATTAAACTGAATTTAGCCGATGAATTACAAAATGAAGTTACCTATGAAGTCAATATTGATGAAGTAGCAGATTGCAATGGAAATATTTCACAAAATCTGTCTTCAAGTTTTTTATATGATATTATCCCGCCACAACTGGATTCTGTATTATTTCTTTCCGATTCCGTTTTGCTTTTAACCCTTGATGAACCCTTGGATACAGTAAGTGTAGAAAATATAGAAAATTATGATTTATCTCCTCAAATAAATTTAGAAGAAGCTCGACTATGGAGCGAAAACCAAGTGGTTTTGATATGGAAGAATGATTGGATAACGGGATTCCCATATACTTTGACTTTAAATGGTATTACAGATTTATCAGAGAACCCAATTTTGGATTTCGAAAAAGAAATTATTTTAACAAGTCCTGCCAAGCCGGGATTTAATGAGTTGATCATCACGGAAATTATGGCCAATCCTAATGGAGATCAAGAATTGCCTAATAGGCAATATGTGGAAATTTACAATCCGACTGATGAATTACTGTCGCTTGTGGATGTAAAATATATGGATGAGCGGGATACGGTTGCATTAGACTTGAATTATATTGAAGCTGGAGAATATTTGCTTTTAGCTCCTAGCTCTGCTGAGGAGGGTTTGAGTCCTTATGCTAGGGTGATTGGTTTAAGCCCTTGGCCCAATCTGAATAATAGAGGAGATGATCTACAGTTAATAACCGATGATACCATTGTCAATCAAGCTTTTTATAGTGATCAGTGGTATAAAGAAAATTTTAAATATGATGAGGGAGGTTGGTCGTTGGAAATGATTGATGTCCGAAATCCGTGCTTGGGCATTTCGAATTGGAGAGCATCTATAGCCGATGCACAAGGGACACCAGGAATGGAGAATTCGGTGACAGAAGAAAATATAGACCAATCTGGTCCTGAGCTGGAAAAAGCTTTTGCTCCTAATCCAAAAACAGTAATCGCCAATTTTAATGAGGTAATTGACATAACCCAAATTCGAAGAAATCAATTTCGTATCAGCCCTTCCATTCAAATTGAAAGCGTAGAAATGCTCGATTTGAGTTCAGTAAAATTAAAATTAACAGATGAATTAAAAGTAAAAGTTCGCTACAGTTTAAATACTAATAACCTAACGGATTGTGTCGGAAATATTATCAATTCTGATGCTAATCAAGTACATTTTGCTTTAGCAGAACCTCCTGAACAAGGAGATGTTGTATTGAATGAGGTACTTTATGATCAAAAATCAGGAGGAGCAGATTTTATAGAATTGCTTAATATTTCTGATAAATATATTAATCTCAGTGGTTGGACAGTAGAAGGTAATAGCGATGAAAATGTGATTTTTAAAAACGAAAATGTTATCGTAGCACCAGGTCAATATCTGGCCTTAACAACTGATAAAATAAGTATCATTGAAGATTATCCTACATCCCATCATGAGGAAAACATTGTAGAAGCCAATTTGCCTACATTGACTAATGCTGAAGGAATAGTTAGAATAATTTCCGCCAATAAAGCATTAGAGGAATATTTAGAATATTCAGATGACTTGCATTTGCCTTTTTTACGCACCGTGGATGGAGTTTCATTAGAAAGAATCCATCCTGAAGCGCCAATCAATGAAGCAGATTCATGGAGCTCCGCTGCTTCGGCTGTGGGTTATGCCACTCCTGGTAAAGTAAATTCCCAATTAACAAATGAAAATACCGGCTTTGGAAATATAGAAGCCAATCCGAAAACTTTTGCGCATAATCAGCCCGGTAGAAATTTCACCTTAATTAATTATCGATTAGATGATGCAGGAACAAAGGCCACGGTAAAGATATTTGATATGAAAGGCACTATGGTGAATACTCTAGCCAATAATGAAACCCTCAGCAATACGGGCTTTTTTCGCTGGGATGGAGTAGATTTTAATGGCAGAAAAGTAAGAACTGGTTATTATATTATTTATTTTGAACTTTTTACAGCGGAGGGAAATAAGAGAGTGGTGAAGGAACGGGTGGCTGTGGGGTTTTAG
- a CDS encoding aspartate-semialdehyde dehydrogenase, translated as MKIAVVGATGLVGGEMLKVLDERNVQFDELLLVASARSAGKKMVFKGKEYTVITLEEAVKAKPDLALFSAGGGTSLEWAPKFEEIGTVVIDNSSAFRMNDRIKLIVPEINGHELKIDHRIIANPNCSTIQMVMALAPLHKKYKMQRIVVSTYQSVTGTGKAAVDQLMDERAGREGEKVYPHPIDMNALPHIDVFLENDYTKEEMKMVNETKKIFGDNSIGLSATCVRLPVMGGHSESVNVTFERDFDVAEIKEILANTPGVVLQDDPKNNIYPLPLNAHGKDQVFVGRIRRDESAANTLNMWIVADNLRKGAATNAVQIAEYMIEHSLVHPYGIER; from the coding sequence ATGAAAATAGCTGTTGTAGGTGCCACTGGATTGGTAGGTGGTGAAATGTTAAAGGTTTTGGATGAAAGAAACGTCCAATTTGATGAATTACTTTTAGTTGCTTCTGCGCGATCTGCAGGCAAGAAGATGGTCTTCAAGGGTAAAGAATATACCGTTATCACCTTGGAAGAAGCCGTGAAAGCCAAACCTGATTTAGCTTTGTTTTCTGCAGGCGGAGGCACTTCTCTGGAATGGGCTCCTAAATTTGAGGAAATCGGAACAGTAGTCATTGACAACAGCTCTGCTTTCAGAATGAATGACCGCATAAAATTGATCGTACCCGAAATCAATGGTCATGAATTGAAAATTGACCACCGAATAATTGCCAATCCGAATTGTTCTACCATTCAGATGGTGATGGCATTAGCTCCTTTGCATAAAAAATATAAAATGCAACGCATTGTGGTTTCTACTTATCAATCTGTAACAGGAACTGGGAAAGCAGCAGTAGACCAGTTGATGGATGAAAGGGCTGGAAGAGAAGGAGAAAAGGTTTATCCACATCCTATAGATATGAATGCATTGCCTCATATCGATGTGTTTTTGGAAAATGATTACACCAAAGAGGAAATGAAAATGGTCAACGAAACCAAGAAAATCTTTGGTGATAATTCCATAGGGCTTTCTGCGACTTGCGTTCGTTTGCCAGTGATGGGCGGTCATTCTGAATCAGTCAATGTTACATTTGAAAGAGATTTTGATGTTGCTGAAATAAAAGAAATTTTAGCCAATACACCAGGGGTGGTTTTACAGGATGACCCAAAAAACAATATTTATCCATTGCCATTGAATGCACATGGAAAAGATCAAGTTTTTGTAGGTAGAATCAGAAGGGACGAATCGGCTGCAAATACATTGAACATGTGGATAGTAGCAGATAACTTACGAAAAGGCGCGGCAACAAATGCTGTACAAATTGCAGAATATATGATTGAGCACAGTTTAGTTCATCCTTATGGAATTGAACGTTAA
- the rlmB gene encoding 23S rRNA (guanosine(2251)-2'-O)-methyltransferase RlmB, producing the protein MAGFQKRPKLNDKDYIFGTRAILEAIHAGKEMDNIYIDKEVRNELVGELMDLCKEQKVPFTKVPIEKLNRITMKNHQGVIAMVSAVSYASLDNVINEAYAKGKDPLILILDRVTDVRNFGAIARSAECAGVDAIVIPFKGSAQINSDAVKTSAGALHYIPICRENSLKNTVQYLQKSGLQVVACTEKGTDLIYDTPMNQPLAIVLGSEEDGISNDLIRTADFLAKIPMSGKIASLNVSVSCAIAVFEAVRQRSAIND; encoded by the coding sequence ATGGCAGGATTTCAAAAAAGACCTAAACTAAACGATAAAGATTATATTTTCGGCACCCGTGCTATCCTTGAGGCTATTCATGCTGGTAAGGAGATGGATAATATTTATATTGATAAAGAAGTCCGAAATGAATTGGTAGGTGAGCTGATGGATTTGTGCAAAGAACAAAAAGTACCTTTCACAAAAGTGCCAATTGAAAAGTTGAATCGTATCACGATGAAAAACCATCAAGGTGTAATAGCCATGGTTTCTGCAGTGAGCTACGCCTCTTTAGACAATGTCATTAACGAAGCATATGCAAAAGGGAAAGACCCATTGATTTTGATTTTGGATAGAGTGACAGATGTACGGAATTTTGGAGCGATTGCTCGATCAGCGGAATGTGCGGGAGTAGATGCCATAGTAATTCCATTTAAAGGAAGTGCGCAAATCAATTCTGATGCGGTAAAGACTTCAGCAGGGGCTTTGCATTATATCCCGATTTGTAGGGAAAACAGTTTGAAAAACACCGTGCAGTACTTGCAAAAAAGTGGACTACAGGTAGTTGCATGCACCGAAAAAGGGACTGATTTAATTTATGATACACCAATGAATCAGCCTTTAGCTATTGTTCTTGGTTCAGAAGAGGATGGGATCAGCAATGATTTAATAAGAACCGCTGATTTTCTGGCTAAAATCCCTATGAGCGGTAAAATAGCCTCCCTTAATGTTTCTGTTTCTTGTGCCATCGCAGTATTTGAAGCAGTCAGACAAAGGAGTGCAATTAATGATTAA
- a CDS encoding four helix bundle protein has product MREAQNAESKKDFIHKLAIAQKECNETVYWLELLKETEYNYEEEFQSIFENANELLRIIKSSILTIKQKPLHS; this is encoded by the coding sequence ATTCGTGAAGCTCAAAATGCAGAAAGTAAAAAAGACTTCATTCATAAATTAGCAATAGCACAAAAAGAATGTAATGAAACGGTTTATTGGCTTGAATTACTAAAAGAGACCGAATATAATTATGAAGAAGAATTTCAAAGCATTTTTGAAAATGCCAATGAACTTTTGAGAATAATTAAAAGCTCAATTTTAACCATAAAACAGAAACCCCTCCATTCATAA
- a CDS encoding 1-aminocyclopropane-1-carboxylate deaminase/D-cysteine desulfhydrase has protein sequence MSVKNFFAPEEVPIQRVQFAGLIFDILRLDKIHRGASGNKFFKLKYNFLEAELKGFKNILTFGGAFSNHVVATAISAKACGFESIGVIRGEEVSNPTLNLAKKYGMELHFINREEYRNKDNPDFTSMLKTRFNEPYIIPEGGTNDKAIVGTAEIHDFIPKHYNLISACFGTGGTLAGLIQGKSEHQKVLGISVLKGDWVKEELSNLTNNNRHDWELMTQYHFGGYAKWKPELVDFITEFYEKTAVPLDPIYTGKMMYGLMMEWKKDNISSDDHILAVHSGGLQGIAGFNERFGFDLSSR, from the coding sequence ATGTCTGTCAAAAATTTCTTTGCTCCCGAAGAGGTACCTATTCAAAGAGTGCAGTTTGCCGGATTAATATTTGATATCTTGCGATTAGATAAAATACATCGTGGTGCCTCTGGTAATAAATTTTTTAAACTCAAGTATAATTTCTTAGAAGCGGAGCTAAAAGGCTTCAAAAACATATTAACATTTGGTGGTGCTTTTTCAAATCATGTTGTAGCAACTGCTATATCTGCTAAAGCTTGTGGTTTTGAATCGATCGGTGTAATTCGAGGTGAGGAGGTAAGCAATCCCACCTTAAATCTTGCCAAAAAATATGGAATGGAACTCCACTTTATCAACCGAGAGGAATATAGAAACAAAGACAATCCGGATTTCACCAGCATGTTAAAGACTCGGTTTAATGAGCCGTACATAATTCCAGAAGGTGGTACAAATGATAAAGCGATTGTAGGCACAGCAGAAATACATGATTTTATTCCGAAGCATTATAATTTAATAAGTGCCTGTTTTGGTACAGGTGGGACCTTGGCGGGTTTAATACAGGGAAAATCAGAGCATCAAAAAGTATTAGGCATTTCAGTGCTAAAAGGGGATTGGGTCAAGGAGGAACTGAGCAATTTAACAAATAATAATAGACATGATTGGGAGTTGATGACTCAATATCACTTTGGGGGCTATGCCAAATGGAAGCCAGAATTAGTTGATTTTATTACTGAGTTTTATGAGAAAACGGCTGTACCCCTTGATCCAATTTATACGGGCAAAATGATGTACGGATTAATGATGGAGTGGAAGAAAGATAATATTTCTTCTGATGACCATATTTTAGCTGTCCACTCAGGAGGACTGCAGGGAATTGCGGGTTTTAATGAACGCTTTGGTTTTGACCTTTCTTCAAGGTAA
- a CDS encoding DUF6340 family protein, translating to MRKYSIFMTLVAIGFSSCMKSVSINTLRPADINIPNEIQSITLVDRTAYERDAIGVIEGIITGEGINEDQDGVMAMFSSLQNSLRVSPRFDVVLASEKLRGQNILGSFPDPLDWRQVDQLTRKYNTDALLAIEIFDSNFIITNGKRKNTRTVEDADGKKVEEEYTEFFAEGVGNTRIGVRLYDAKNRTVIDQDIYTQNKTWEASATSLKEALAQLVSKSQATKYLAQSVGNTYASKIAPMPVRISRSYYTKPKKNSYLSKGARQASVNQWESAIETWKAGLKNASDTKASGRMAYNIAIGYEILGDLFLAHEWAGKSFVDYGEKKGRSYASQINNRMITEEILDEQLQLPEPKSQTETGNKDKLDKPTIKIKMKDN from the coding sequence ATGAGGAAGTATTCCATTTTCATGACTTTAGTAGCGATTGGGTTTTCATCTTGCATGAAGTCAGTTTCCATTAACACCTTAAGGCCTGCTGATATTAATATACCCAATGAAATCCAATCGATTACCTTAGTGGACCGAACTGCTTATGAACGAGATGCCATAGGTGTAATTGAGGGAATTATTACGGGTGAAGGAATAAATGAGGATCAAGATGGAGTAATGGCTATGTTCTCTAGTTTACAGAATAGTTTAAGGGTTTCCCCTCGTTTTGATGTGGTCTTGGCATCCGAAAAACTAAGAGGTCAAAATATTTTAGGCTCATTTCCTGATCCATTGGATTGGAGGCAAGTTGATCAGTTGACTAGAAAATATAATACTGATGCCTTATTGGCTATTGAAATCTTTGACAGCAACTTTATCATTACCAACGGCAAAAGGAAAAACACCAGAACTGTGGAAGATGCTGATGGCAAAAAAGTAGAAGAAGAATATACAGAATTTTTTGCTGAAGGGGTTGGAAATACTAGAATTGGTGTTCGATTGTATGATGCAAAAAACAGAACCGTAATAGATCAAGATATATATACTCAAAATAAAACTTGGGAGGCTTCTGCTACTAGCTTGAAAGAGGCATTAGCTCAATTAGTTAGTAAGTCGCAAGCCACTAAATACTTAGCTCAATCCGTTGGCAATACCTATGCTAGTAAAATTGCTCCTATGCCCGTTAGAATATCCAGAAGCTATTATACAAAACCTAAAAAGAATTCCTATCTAAGCAAAGGGGCTAGACAAGCCAGCGTTAATCAATGGGAGTCGGCTATAGAAACATGGAAGGCAGGTTTAAAAAATGCCTCTGATACCAAAGCAAGTGGAAGAATGGCATATAATATTGCGATCGGATATGAGATATTGGGAGATTTGTTTTTAGCTCATGAATGGGCTGGAAAGTCATTTGTAGATTATGGTGAGAAAAAAGGAAGAAGCTATGCCAGCCAAATCAATAACCGCATGATTACAGAAGAGATATTGGACGAACAACTTCAATTACCAGAGCCCAAGTCGCAAACCGAAACTGGAAATAAGGACAAGCTAGATAAGCCCACTATAAAAATCAAGATGAAAGACAACTAG
- a CDS encoding THUMP-like domain-containing protein has translation MELNVKNEEYWKFIKDHEQDDPAHLVLKQKQFPDLPLKELASQIAARQKAKTKLPEFHAKKVWFPPKLSLEQCSSEATAKFKSRLVSGSSFADLTGGFGIDTYYLSQNFAERHYVEQQQNLCELADYNFHELGTNISIHNTSSEEFLSSISHRLDWIYLDPARRGDRNQKVFLWEDCSPNLVELLPLLFEKSENILVKAAPMQDISRAIAELGNKVKEVYIIEWQNEVKELLYLLSKESVEYPKIHAVQISAVGQPIFTFTGDKLKETENKISFELPEQYLYEPSPAIMKAGLFRQLAARYGISKLHPNTQLFTSDILVEDFPGRVFKILHSIPVQKKELKKLLPEMKANLSTRNFPMPIAQLKKKLGLKDGGDSYIFATTLKDEGKGLLACDKL, from the coding sequence ATGGAATTGAACGTTAAAAACGAAGAATACTGGAAATTCATAAAAGACCATGAGCAGGATGACCCTGCTCATTTGGTTTTAAAGCAAAAGCAATTTCCTGATTTACCTTTAAAAGAGCTGGCTTCACAGATTGCCGCCAGACAAAAAGCTAAAACTAAATTGCCTGAATTTCATGCAAAGAAAGTCTGGTTCCCACCCAAGCTGTCTTTAGAGCAATGCAGCTCTGAGGCTACCGCAAAATTTAAAAGCCGCTTAGTATCAGGAAGTAGTTTTGCGGATTTAACGGGTGGGTTTGGAATTGACACCTATTATCTATCCCAAAATTTTGCAGAAAGGCATTACGTTGAACAGCAGCAAAACTTATGTGAGTTAGCTGATTATAATTTTCATGAATTAGGGACTAACATTTCTATTCACAATACAAGTTCAGAGGAATTTCTCTCCTCCATTTCACACCGTCTTGATTGGATTTATCTGGATCCCGCCAGAAGAGGAGATCGTAACCAGAAAGTTTTTTTATGGGAAGACTGCAGTCCAAACTTAGTAGAGCTTTTGCCTTTGCTTTTTGAGAAATCAGAAAATATACTAGTGAAAGCGGCTCCAATGCAAGATATCAGCAGGGCTATTGCAGAATTGGGGAATAAAGTAAAAGAAGTTTACATCATAGAATGGCAAAATGAGGTAAAAGAGCTCCTTTATCTATTGAGTAAAGAGTCTGTTGAGTACCCGAAAATTCATGCTGTACAAATATCCGCTGTAGGACAACCCATATTCACATTTACTGGAGATAAATTGAAGGAAACTGAGAACAAGATTAGTTTCGAATTACCTGAACAATACTTATACGAACCATCTCCTGCCATTATGAAAGCAGGCCTTTTTAGACAATTGGCAGCCCGGTATGGAATTTCAAAATTACACCCGAACACACAGCTTTTCACTTCTGATATTCTGGTTGAAGATTTTCCGGGCAGAGTCTTTAAAATTCTACATTCAATTCCGGTACAAAAAAAAGAATTGAAAAAATTGTTGCCTGAAATGAAAGCCAATTTGAGCACCCGCAATTTTCCTATGCCCATTGCTCAGCTCAAGAAAAAGCTTGGCTTAAAAGATGGAGGGGATAGTTATATATTTGCTACCACTTTGAAGGATGAGGGGAAGGGGTTGTTGGCTTGTGATAAGTTATGA